The Streptomyces sp. R28 region GGCCGACGAGCGGGGAGAGGTGCCGGTGCGTGGTCTCGCCGAGGTTGTCGGGGGACATCCACTCCTCCAGCCAGCCGGTGCTCGGGCTCGCCTGTGGCAGGTAGAGCTTTCTGCGCAGTGCGGCGATCGTATCCGCGTAGTCGATGTCCTTCCGCAACTCGGCCGCCGCGGTGCAGTAGTTCCCGAACAGCGCCCACACCAGTTCCTGAGCGTAGGTGATGCCCTTGGCGTCGAGCGGGCCGTGCTCGGGCGACCAGTCGCTGTCGGCGATCAACACCTCGCGTGTGGTGCCGGAGAGGGTCGTGCTGAGCAGTCTGGCCTCCCAGAACTCGCAGGCCCCCTTGAGCAACGGGTAGATCCTGGCCAGGAGTTCCCGTGACCGGGTGTACTCGTAGTGCTCCCACAAGGTCGTGCACAGCCACGCGCTGCCCGCCGGGTGCCACCACCAGCCGCCTCCGCCGTGCGGGTTGGTGGAGATGGCGACGGTCCAGCCGGCGTTCTTGCCGGTGGAGTTGCGGTAGCGGTTGCGCGGGTCGTTGAACAGGCGGCGGGTGAGCTCGGTCCAGGACGGGAGCTGGGCGAGGCAGTAGTCGGTGAGGGCGTCGAAGCACGGCGACAGGCCCGTGCGGTCGGCCATCCAGTAGTTCATCTGAAGGTTGATGTCGGTGTGGTAGTCGCCCATCCAGTCCGGGTCGTTGCCGTCGAGCCACAGCCCTTGCAGGGCGAGGGGCAGGCTCCCGCGCGAACCGGAGATCATCAGGTAGCGGCCGAAGTGCACGTAGGCGGCTTCGAGTTCGGGGTCGGGTACGCCGTCCCGGGCGCGCGCCCGGAGCCGTTCCCAGGTGTCCAGGGAGCGCTGTTCGGCGGACGACGTGCCGAGTGCGAGGTCCATGCGCCCGTAGAGGCCCTGGTAGTCGGCGACATGGGTGCCCAGCAGGGTGTCGGCCGAGTGGGCGGCGGCTTCGCGGACCTTGGTGCGGGCGAGCTTGTGCGGATCGAGGGACGGATCGCGGTGGTCCTGGGCAGCGTCGGGCGCGTAGTCGGTGCCGCCGCTCACGACCACGGTCAGCTCCCGGCACCCGGCGAAATCGATCCGCGAGCCGCTGACGGTGACCCGGCCGCCCGTGCCGTACGCGGTGACGGCGGCCCCGTAGCGCAGGCCGTTCGGGAAAGCCGCGCCGAAGGACTCCCCGGCGCCCTCGCCGTGCGTGCCCTCGAGCACGACGGTGCCGGTGTGGCGGCCGCCGCCGCTCTGCGTGAAGTGCAGGACGATCACGTCGTCGGGCCGGCTGGCGAAGATCCGTCTCCGGTACGTCACTCCGGAGCGCGTGTACGACGTGGTCACCAGCCCCTGCGCCA contains the following coding sequences:
- a CDS encoding glycoside hydrolase N-terminal domain-containing protein, translating into MDTTPSDRLPRRTLLALAAATGALTTLPAFTAAAAPQRRLDSPVGVSSSRHQLWWQAPADEHSMIEQGLPVGNGRLGALVGNDPGRELLLITDATMWTGGRNDTLDTDGQFPYGRDDFGSFTLLARLTVDLPDHDLSAVNGYRRTLDLAQGLVTTSYTRSGVTYRRRIFASRPDDVIVLHFTQSGGGRHTGTVVLEGTHGEGAGESFGAAFPNGLRYGAAVTAYGTGGRVTVSGSRIDFAGCRELTVVVSGGTDYAPDAAQDHRDPSLDPHKLARTKVREAAAHSADTLLGTHVADYQGLYGRMDLALGTSSAEQRSLDTWERLRARARDGVPDPELEAAYVHFGRYLMISGSRGSLPLALQGLWLDGNDPDWMGDYHTDINLQMNYWMADRTGLSPCFDALTDYCLAQLPSWTELTRRLFNDPRNRYRNSTGKNAGWTVAISTNPHGGGGWWWHPAGSAWLCTTLWEHYEYTRSRELLARIYPLLKGACEFWEARLLSTTLSGTTREVLIADSDWSPEHGPLDAKGITYAQELVWALFGNYCTAAAELRKDIDYADTIAALRRKLYLPQASPSTGWLEEWMSPDNLGETTHRHLSPLVGLYPGDRIRPDGSTPADIVAGATALLTARGTESFGWANAWRSLCWARLKDAEKAYQLVVNNLRPSMGGSNGTAPNLFDIYEVEHGRGIFQIDANFGTPAAMVEMLLYSRPGHIELLPALPDAWAGSGFVRGVAARGGFEVDLRWRDGRPTEVRIHSVGGRTTTVVCGGVSRTVTLTPDASVTLKDFAR